A single Anopheles maculipalpis chromosome 3RL, idAnoMacuDA_375_x, whole genome shotgun sequence DNA region contains:
- the LOC126565766 gene encoding dedicator of cytokinesis protein 9 isoform X1, which translates to MTERKFTRGLNKPGMAAQLRENISQVVRESTSLTKPIIVEPIDFEAFVLKNRTLIQNDPQRELLLYPTDDVSEILQPKKFRTVHSNIPGHVSAATSTSNGSSKRGSESGSASSSQNGTPNSNRSQSSTSASCGVSTVGGLLLTRQALHTYDSPNHLIHYKYSKYGGTCYDLPRISSPSEEMREEVYEVDTDPDRLDEQMTRSQADTIAKQGYLFKGPDTNSDRMFAHIGSKSFKKRYCYLRQEIDGTYILELHKDEKQAEAKATIVMDFCTEVVPNPKKGRFCFELKMKMNEGQHGKSVTLAADDESEMEDWLRKISSVLQQNKLQEDKRVASLERTAAPPLPASPSTMQYGTLKGLEQSMNPQLNRYARETDQSIAQARRDSRKRLFGGQQLLYLQSGGNVGGGMKAALSAIGSGTTAGLSKSEAFIEPYRVQFGQRILIKCDSLRFRLLGPIDGVDGPPPQDSDAPLCQIEPYLTSVALYDARAGRKLSENFYFDLNKDHVRELLTGSCKAERPHCASPKSTNKSHQNGNGTLKPGRAKCDTSDELQLHSEAVTKEWLARAKQAVFNVTVPHADIFIVVRIDKILQGAINPSVEPYLKTTKDPKVLCKLQKTIKQYAQKCGHYRMPFAWAARPLFQLYSNDLDTSYEFPAIYRQEGAKLKDEELLKLLSEYRKPDKFSKLTVIPGSLKIYIEALNELPNNCLTNSLVPLNPFPIPPAVDPTIEVTEFGNNSEQYLHPFVHFVNHLFVYPLHLSYDSQKIFSRARNLAVIVELRDSDTAEAKSIECIYGRPGQDQLVSQMACPVLHHNTSPTWYEEIKLRLPLNITAQHHLLFSFFHVSCNIAKKKDLTTTSTETPVGFAWLPLLSKGKINVEEQCLPVAASLPIGYLSIQPLGLGRGQNAGPDVQWIDNQRPIFTISLRLDSTVLTTDQHLHNLFLHAERLLEHSKTVAPPDTTETCKILKAAHAIQIGSLITFLPTILNQLFSLLVATNNEEVGLNIIRLLVNLFHMVAEEAKRKELLMAYVKYVYRIDSQPVNGCSPTSQNTVHGELCRHLPTLLHPNNTDFLLVNKFMKFSGIFFEVIVKSMAQYLLSTGRIKMQRNERFPKEFCTRIEALFQVLVPYISSRHKDLPMETEQLNQSLSVFVKRCLSFMDRGFVFRLIRLYMDRWGPGDSRILQEYKFSFLREVCSHEHYIPLNLPFMLTPNNRAPDLLQQFCLSEEYCRQHFLVGILLQEVKSSLNEVSHIRRMGLVTLKELLAKHDLDDRYQNKGQLSRLAMLYVPWLGIVLENLNRISDGMDRKGKHDPVGTNRMSCSSSYVFARDSLPTLPTATPSTVTSQTSTPKSRSNRVTMFIEYTSPIRSSLHLKDTSFLAAIAGQSAALSNGHSSSSLNSECSTLSQDGTVVIRNQFNESCANSTRPSHARSVSVTQPTIIQRTDKFSVTETKDLLISFLFVVKHLSPEHMIAWWHNCTESETVQFFTVLDLCLLYFRYVGKKHVQVPADGGRDAKSTKAAKASTLPARVLPPSITNGSGESGFESGTLNHTANRENLVEETLRLKQALYESNLATEIGLVVLDCMGLYSVQFRESMIEGTVLPKIARVYLRFLQLGQSESLSKHVFAALRAFINNFSQALFKGTAVLCGQLVYELLKCCDSRLSSLRQEACAVLYLLMRSNFEFSGRKGLTRVHLQVIISVSQMIGNVIGLNNARFQESLSTINNYASSDKAMKGTGFPMEVKDLTRRVRTVLMATAQMQAHHMDPERLLELQHSLANSYASTPELRQTWLTTMANNHLQNGNISEAACCYLHIAALVSEYLKLKGCCPVAQGAESFARISRNIPRDEKGLKLDSGTQDSQYTEQFLLERLKECAEYLDRSERLECLGELYRLIIPILESRRDYHGLTQCYEHLTQAYNRVIEFNKSGKRLLGRFYRVIFFSQVYFEEENGVEYIYKEPKVTSLSEISERLHKQYRDKFGADNVKILMDSAPVDQSTLDPKIAYIQVTHVTPYYCKDELEMRPTEFEQNHDVDTFMYETPFTPSGAAHGAVEDQWKRRTVLTTLHSFPYVLKRIPVRDRQSQELSPIEVAIDEMQTKIAELEEIVMGPIDLKKLQLRLQGSVAVTVNAGPLAYATAFLDPAKTISKKYPLDKVEDLKEVFRDFIKICYTVLQINANLISSDQREYHNALKENYENLCSALSDLLGEIVYPLDDGNNNAHRHSLALFSAISGAPTNSSTA; encoded by the exons ACCAAACCGATTATAGTAGAACCGATCGATTTCGAAGCGTTTGTGCTGAAAAACAGAACACTCATACAGAACGATCCGCAGCGAGAGTTGCTGCTCTACCCAACGGATGATGTATCG GAAATTCTACAGCCAAAGAAGTTTCGCACCGTACATAGTAACATTCCCGGACACGTGTCAGCGGCGACCAGCACCAGCAATGGCTCGAGCAAACGTGGTAGTGAAAGTGGTTCGGCATCAAGCAGTCAAAACGGCACCCCGAACAGCAATCGATCACAATCGTCGACCTCGGCAAGTTGCGGTGTGTCGACGGTTGGCGGTCTTTTGCTTACCCGGCAGGCACTGCATACGTACGACTCGCCGAACCATCTTATCCACTACAAATATAGTAAATATGGTGGGACATGCTACGATCTGCCACG AATATCATCACCGTCGGAAGAAATGCGCGAAGAGGTGTACGAGGTAGACACTGATCCCGATCGGCTGGATGAACAGATGACCCGCTCCCAAGCGGACACGATCGCAAAGCAGGGCTATCTTTTCAAAGGCCCGGACACCAATTCCGACCGCATGTTCGCCCACATCGGGTCAAAATCCTTCAAGAAGCGCTACTGCTATCTACGGCAAGAGATCGACGGCACGTACATTCTCGAGCTGCACAAGGACGAGAAGCAGGCGGAAGCGAAGGCAACAATTGTGATGGACTTTTGTACCGAAGTTGTACCTAACCCGAAGAAAGGTCGCTTCTGCTTTGAGCTAAAGATGAAGATGAACGAAGGACAGCACGGCAAATCCGTCACGTTGGCAGCGGACGACGAGAGCGAGATGGAGGATTGGTTGCGCAAAATCTCGTCCGTACTGCAGCAGAACAAGCTGCAGGAAGACAAACGTGTGGCGTCGCTAGAACGAACAGCTGCACCACCGCTTCCAGCTAGCCCTAGCACGATGCAGTACGGCACACTCAAGGGACTGGAACAGAGTATGAACCCTCAGCTGAATCGGTACGCGCGGGAAACGGATCAATCGATCGCCCAGGCACGACGGGATAGTCGGAAACGGCTTTTCGGTGGTCAACAGTTGCTGTATCTACAATCTGGTGGCAATGTTGGTGGTGGCATGAAAGCAGCTTTATCGGCCATCGGCAGTGGGACGACGGCAGGTTTAAGCAAATCGGAAGCATTCATCGAACCGTACCGGGTACAGTTTGGACAACGTATCTTGATCAAGTGTGATTCGCTGCGCTTCCGATTGCTGGGCCCGATCGATGGTGTGGATGGTCCTCCGCCGCAAGATTCGGATGCACCACTGTGTCAG ATCGAACCATACCTCACAAGTGTGGCGCTTTACGATGCCCGTGCTGGACGAAAACTGAGTGAAAATTTCTACTTTGACCTCAACAAGGACCACGTGCGAGAGCTACTAACCGGCAGCTGTAAAGCCGAACGTCCGCACTGTGCCTCTCCAAAGTCAACGAACAAATCGCACCAAAATGGTAACGGCACACTCAAGCCAGGCCGAGCGAAATGCGACACCAGTGACGAACTACAGCTACATTCCGAAGCGGTCACCAAAGAGTGGCTAGCCCGTGCAAAACAAGCCGTATTTAATGTTACCGTGCCGCATGCGGACATATTCATCGTTGTGCGTATAGACAAAATCTTGCAAGGTGCCATCAATCCTTCCGTCGAGCCATATTTAAAGACTACCAAAGATCCGAAAGTGTTGTGCAAGCTGCAGAAGACGATCAAGCAGTACGCACAAAAGTGTGGCCACTATCGAATGCCATTTGCATGGGCTGCGAGGCCGCTGTTTCAGCTGTACAGCAACGATCTAGACACGTCGTACGAATTTCCTGCCATTTACCGGCAGGAAGGCGCCAAGCTGAAGGATGAAGAGCTGCTGAAGCTGCTGTCCGAGTATAGGAAACCGGATAAATTCAGTAAACTGACTGTGATACCGGGTTCATTGAAGATTTACATTGAAGCGTTAAACGAACTGCCCAACA ACTGCCTTACAAACAGTTTGGTCCCATTAAATCCATTCCCGATTCCACCTGCAGTCGATCCAACGATAGAAGTGACGGAATTTGGTAACAACTCTGAGCAATATCTCCATCCCTTTGTCCATTTCGTAAaccatttgtttgtgtatcCGCTCCATTTGAGCTACGATAGTCAAAAAATTTTCTCCCGAGCTCGTAACTTGGCTGTGATTGTAGAACTTCGTGACAGTGATACGGCCGAAGCAAAATCGATAGAG TGTATTTATGGTCGTCCTGGTCAAGATCAACTTGTCTCCCAAATGGCTTGCCCAGTCCTGCATCACAACACTAGTCCTACCTGGTACGAGGAGATCAAGTTGCGCCTGCCACTCAACATTACCGCTCAGCATCATCTactgttttccttcttccacGTGTCGTGcaatattgcaaaaaagaaagatcttaccaccaccagcaccgaaACGCCGGTTGGATTCGCCTGGCTGCCATTGCTCTCGAAGGGCAAAATCAATGTAGAGGAACAGTGTCTTCCGGTGGCGGCCTCGCTACCCATAGGGTATCTGTCGATACAGCCACTCGGCTTAGGAAGAGGG CAGAATGCCGGTCCCGATGTGCAGTGGATCGATAATCAGCGACCGATCTTTACCATCAGCTTACGGCTTGATTCAACCGTACTCACCACCGATCAGCATCTGCACAACCTATTTCTACATGCCGAACGTTTGCTAGAGCACTCGAAGACCGTTGCACCTCCGGATACCACCGAAACGTGCAAGATCCTAAAAGCCGCCCATGCCATACAGATTGGTTCACTGATCACCTTTCTACCAACGATACTGAATCAGCTGTTTTCGCTTCTCGTTGCCACAAACAACGAAGAAGTGGGACTGAACATAATCCGTCTGCTGGTCAACCTGTTCCACATGGTAGCGGAAGAAGCAAAGCGAAAGGAACTCCTGATGGCGTACGTGAAATATGTGTACCGCATCGATAGCCAACCAGTAAACGGGTGCTCCCCAACCTCACAGAACACTGTGCATGGAGAACTGTGCCGTCATCTGCCAACGCTACTGCACCCGAACAATACGGACTTTTTGCTGGTGAACAAGTTTATGAAATTTTCCGGCATTTTCTTCGAGGTCATCGTAAAAAGCATGGCACAATATCTCCTCTCGACCGGGCGCATCAAGATGCAACGAAATGAACGGTTTCCGAAAGAGTTTTGCACCCGTATCGAGGCATTGTTCCAGGTGCTCGTCCCTTACATTAGCTCCCGCCATAAGGATCTGCCAATGGAAACGGAACAGCTGAACCAAAGCCTTTCGGTGTTTGTAAAGCGCTGTCTTTCGTTTATGGATCGTGGATTCGTGTTTCGACTGATTAGGCTCTATATGGATCGTTGGGGTCCGGGCGATTCGCGCATTCTACAGGAGTACAAATTTAGCTTTCTGCGCGAAGTTTGTTCACACGAGCACTATATTCCGCTGAACCTTCCGTTTATGCTGACGCCCAATAATCGTGCTCCAGATTTGTTGCAACAGTTCTGTCTTTCGGAGGAGTACTGTCGGCAACATTTCCTGGTGGGAATTCTGTTGCAAGAAGTCAAAAGCTCATTAAACGAAGTTAGTCACATCCGGCGTATGGGGTTGGTTACGTTGAAGGAATTGTTGGCCAAACACGATCTAGATGATCGGTACCAAAACAAAGGACAGTTGAGCCGATTGGCAATGCTTTATGTACCGTGGTTGGGAATTGTGCTCGAGAATCTGAACCGTATTTCCGATGGAATGGATCGGAAAGGTAAGCACGACCCCGTTGGCACAAACCGTATGTCGTGTAGCAGCAGCTACGTTTTTGCGCGCGATTCCCTACCCACACTGCCAACTGCAACTCCGTCAACCGTTACCTCACAAACAAGTACACCAAAGTCCCGCTCGAACCGGGTAACGATGTTCATCGAGTACACGAGTCCGATAAGATCATCGTTGCATCTGAAAGATACAAGTTTTCTGGCAGCAATAGCGGGCCAATCAGCGGCATTATCGAATGGCCATTCTAGTAGTTCGCTCAACTCCGAATGTTCTACGCTCTCGCAGGATGGGACTGTAGTTATACGGAATCAGTTTAACGAATCCTGTGCCAACTCGACCCGtcctagccatgcccgatcgGTAAGCGTTACCCAGCCAACCATCATCCAGCGAACGGATAAGTTTTCCGTTACCGAAACCAAAGATTTGCTGATTAGCTTCCTGTTCGTCGTGAAGCATCTTTCGCCGGAGCACATGATCGCGTGGTGGCACAATTGCACCGAGAGTGAAACGGTCCAGTTCTTCACCGTGCTCGATCTTTGCCTGCTGTACTTTCGGTACGTGGGCAAAAAGCATGTACAGGTACCAGCTGACGGTGGACGAGATGCGAAGAGTACCAAAGCAGCCAAAGCAAGCACACTGCCAGCCCGAGTACTTCCACCGAGCATTACAAATGGTAGCGGGGAGTCTGGATTTGAATCTGGCACGCTTAATCATACTGCAAATCGAGAAAATTTGGTAGAAGAAACGCTACGTTTAAAGCAGGCTCTTTACGAATCAAACTTGGCGACCGAAATCGGTCTTGTCGTGCTCGATTGTATGGGACTGTACTCGGTACAGTTTCGCGAGTCGATGATAGAGGGTACGGTACTACCAAAGATTGCACGCGTATATTTGCGCTTCTTACAGCTCGGCCAGTCGGAATCACTTTCGAAGCACGTGTTTGCAGCACTGCGCGCCTTCATCAACAACTTCTCGCAAGCACTGTTTAAAGGCACTGCCGTACTGTGTGGTCAGTTGGTGTACGAGCTGCTCAAGTGTTGTGATAGCCGGCTTTCCAGTTTGCGGCAGGAAGCTTGTGCCGTACTTTATCTACTGATGCGCAGCAACTTTGAGTTTAGTGGTCGGAAAGGATTAACACGTGTACATCTGCAGGTGATCATCTCGGTTTCGCAGATGATCGGTAACGTAATCGGGTTGAACAATGCACGCTTTCAGGAATCGCTATCGACGATCAACAACTATGCAAGCAGTGATAAGGCAATGAAAGGAACCGGATTCCCAATGGAGGTGAAAGATCTGACACGCCGAGTTCGTACGGTTCTGATGGCAACGGCCCAAATGCAAGCTCATCATATGGATCCGGAACGGTTGCTAGAGTTGCAACACTCGCTTGCCAACTCGTATGCGTCCACACCGGAGCTACGCCAAACGTGGCTAACAACGATGGCTAACAATCATCTGCAGAATGGAAACATTTCTGAGGCTGCCTGTTGCTATCTGCACATTGCTGCTCTGGTTTCCGAGTATCTTAAGCTGAAGGGTTGCTGTCCGGTAGCGCAAGGTGCGGAATCCTTTGCCCGCATTTCACGCAACATTCCGCGGGATGAGAAGGGTCTAAAGCTGGACAGCGGGACACAGGACTCGCAGTACACGGAACAGTTTCTGCTCGAACGGCTGAAGGAATGTGCGGAGTATTTGGATCGTTCCGAGCGACTCGAGTGTTTGGGTGAGCTGTATCGATTAATTATCCCGATACTGGAGTCGCGCAGAGATTATCACGGACTGACGCAGTGTTACGAACATCTGACGCAAGCATACAACCGGGTGATCGAGTTCAACAAGTCAGGAAAGCGGCTGCTGGGACGCTTCTATCGGGTGATATTCTTCAGTCAG GTTTACTTCGAGGAGGAAAATGGCGTTGAGTATATCTACAAAGAACCAAAGGTAACATCGTTGAGTGAAATCTCCGAACGACTGCACAAACAGTATCGGGACAAATTTGGCGCCGACAATGTGAAGATATTGATGGACTCGGCACCG GTTGATCAATCGACACTCGATCCAAAGATTGCATACATCCAGGTAACACACGTGACGCCTTACTACTGCAAAGACGAGCTAGAGATGAGGCCCACCGAGTTCGAACAAAATCATGATGTGGACACATTCATGTACGAAACACCGTTTACACCTTCCGGGGCTGCACACGGTGCCGTTGAGGATCAATGGAAACGAAGAACCGTTTTGACGA CTCTCCATAGTTTTCCGTACGTTCTGAAGCGTATTCCAGTGCGCGATCGACAATCGCAAGAACTCAGCCCGATCGAGGTGGCGATAGATGAGATGCAGACCAAAATTGCCGAGCTGGAAGAGATCGTTATGGGTCCGATCGATCTGAAAAAGCTTCAGCTACGTCTACAGGGTAGTGTTGCCGTGACGGTAAACGCTGGTCCACTTGCATATGCTACCGCCTTTTTAGATCCGGCCAAAACGATATCCAAAAAATACCCGCTGGACAAAGTGGAAGACCTTAAGGAAGTGTTTCG tgattttataaaaatctgcTACACGGTACTGCAAATTAACGCAAACTTAATTTCGTCCGATCAACGCGAGTACCACAACGCACTGAAGGAGAATTACGAAAATCTTTGCTCGGCATTAAGTGATCTGCTAGGGGAGATCGTATATCCACTGGACGATGGTAACAATAATGCTCATCGCCACAGTTTAGCGCTGTTTAGTGCTATCAGTGGTGCACCAACAAATTCCAGCACAGCATAA